A genome region from Planctomycetia bacterium includes the following:
- a CDS encoding ABC transporter ATP-binding protein/permease, with the protein MSNSTTDRDERRSKTRLLAKNVPVVDHGDEPRDEAVRPLQWSLIAWIASFTQAHARKRNRLLVFVVLRSLQLPVAAWAIGRIIEGPISHGSIPGLMYGVGAYLALAAFTNFTLHFRQRLALELGEAVVQDLRNTIFDHLQRQRMAFFNRTKLGRIISRTTSDVEAVRAGIQDVFFDSIVGSGQILGAAALMAWYDVPLFLVVVGLAPVLWCINLVFRKRLSQVHREVHESFSRITSSLAESVNGIEVTQSFVRQDVNAERFADLIEDHSQYNLKAARTAGSFLPLLEFNNQIFLALLLGFGGYRVLDPEIRMPIGDLIQFFFLANILFQPIQALGEQYNSALTAMAGAERIRELLQTPTDWQDPPDVIRPTDLAGRVEFIDVTFGYDPDVPVLHGISFTAEPCRTIALVGHTGSGKTSIINLVAKFYLPTEGRLLIDGLDVRHLDTDALHHRLGIVLQQNFLFSGTVMENIRTGKPTADDDEVRRAVAQMDCTDLLESLPAGFATEVGENGCNLSLGQRQIICFARAMLADPRILILDEATSSIDVLTEARIQHALAKLLAGRTAFVVAHRLSTIRNADLVLVLDRGRIAERGTHDQLVQAGGLYRDLYHEFIRATAA; encoded by the coding sequence ATGTCGAACTCGACGACGGATCGCGACGAGCGACGATCGAAGACAAGGCTGCTTGCCAAGAACGTGCCGGTGGTCGATCACGGCGACGAACCCCGCGACGAAGCGGTGCGCCCCTTGCAGTGGTCGCTCATCGCGTGGATTGCGAGTTTTACGCAGGCACATGCGCGTAAACGAAATAGGTTGTTGGTGTTCGTCGTCCTGCGCTCGTTGCAGTTGCCGGTCGCCGCTTGGGCGATCGGGCGGATCATCGAAGGGCCGATCTCGCACGGCTCCATACCAGGCCTGATGTACGGTGTCGGGGCGTATTTAGCGCTCGCGGCGTTCACGAACTTCACGCTTCACTTTCGCCAGCGGTTGGCGCTCGAACTCGGCGAAGCGGTCGTGCAAGACTTGCGCAACACGATTTTCGATCATCTCCAACGCCAGCGCATGGCGTTCTTCAACCGCACGAAACTCGGCCGCATCATCAGCCGCACCACATCCGACGTCGAAGCGGTGCGGGCCGGAATTCAAGACGTGTTCTTCGACAGCATCGTCGGCTCGGGACAAATCCTCGGAGCCGCGGCTTTGATGGCGTGGTACGACGTGCCGTTGTTCCTCGTCGTCGTGGGGCTCGCGCCTGTGCTGTGGTGCATCAACCTCGTGTTTCGCAAACGGCTCAGCCAAGTGCATCGCGAAGTGCATGAGAGCTTCAGCCGCATCACGTCGTCGCTGGCGGAATCGGTCAACGGGATCGAAGTCACGCAAAGCTTCGTGCGGCAAGACGTGAACGCCGAACGCTTCGCCGACCTGATCGAAGACCATTCGCAATACAATCTCAAGGCGGCTCGCACGGCGGGTAGTTTCTTGCCGCTGTTGGAATTCAACAACCAAATCTTTCTCGCGCTGTTGCTCGGCTTCGGCGGCTATCGAGTCTTGGATCCTGAAATACGAATGCCGATCGGCGATTTGATTCAGTTCTTCTTTCTCGCGAATATTTTATTCCAACCGATCCAGGCACTCGGCGAACAATACAATTCCGCACTCACGGCGATGGCCGGTGCGGAGCGCATTCGTGAATTGCTGCAAACCCCAACCGATTGGCAAGACCCGCCAGATGTGATCCGCCCGACGGACCTTGCGGGCCGCGTCGAATTCATCGACGTCACCTTCGGATACGATCCGGATGTGCCCGTGCTGCATGGCATTTCGTTTACGGCGGAGCCTTGCCGGACGATCGCGTTGGTCGGACATACCGGGAGTGGCAAGACCTCGATCATCAATTTGGTCGCGAAGTTCTATTTGCCGACGGAAGGCCGGCTGCTGATCGACGGCCTGGATGTCCGCCACCTCGATACCGATGCATTGCATCATCGACTCGGAATCGTGCTCCAGCAGAACTTTTTGTTCTCCGGCACGGTTATGGAAAATATCCGCACCGGCAAGCCGACGGCCGACGATGACGAAGTGCGACGTGCGGTAGCCCAGATGGATTGCACCGATCTGCTCGAATCGCTTCCGGCCGGCTTCGCGACCGAAGTCGGGGAGAACGGCTGCAACTTGTCGTTGGGCCAGCGACAGATCATTTGCTTCGCGCGGGCCATGTTGGCCGATCCGAGAATCCTGATCCTCGACGAAGCGACCAGCTCGATCGATGTGCTGACCGAGGCTCGCATCCAGCATGCGCTCGCGAAGTTGCTGGCCGGTCGAACCGCGTTCGTCGTAGCGCATCGTCTGAGCACGATTCGTAATGCCGATCTGGTGCTCGTGCTCGATCGAGGCCGGATCGCCGAACGAGGGACGCACGACCAACTCGTGCAAGCCGGCGGACTCTATCGTGATCTTTATCACGAATTCATCCGAGCCACGGCTGCGTAA